CACCGTCGAGGTCAAACGCGACAACAGTCAGGAGCAGCAGGGCAAATATGCGCTGCACGTCAAACTGACGCTCAAAGGCGTGCTCACCGACGCCCAGCGCGAAGAGCTGCACCGCGTGGCTGATCGCTGCCCGGTGCACAAATTGATGACCACCTCCGAAGTGAGCATCGAAACCCATCTGTCCGAAGGCGCTTTCAGCCAGTAGCGGCACCGGCTGCGCGAGCGGGTTATGCTCCACGCATCACCCGCTCAGCCTGGAATGCAACATGAACACTCCGCTCGTGATTCGCCCCCGCGCCGAAGATGTCGAAGGTCAGCCGATTCTTCGTCCATTACCCTCAGCCAAATGCCGCAGTGTCGGGCCTTTCGTGTTTTTCGATCACATGCTCGAAACCCGCTATCCGCCGGGCCGCGGCATGAACATCCGCCAACATCCACACATTGGTCTGTCGACTCTCACCTATTTGTTTGTTGGGCAACTCCAGCACAAGGACAGCCTCGGCTCCGATCAGGTGGTGGACGCCGGGGACGTCAGCTGGATGACGGCTGGCAGCGCGATTGCGCATGTCGAGCGCACGCCGCAAGCGCTGCAGGAAAGCGGGTTTTCGATGCATGGCTTGCAGGTTTGGCTGGCGTCGCCCAAGGAGCACGAGCAGGGTCCGGGGCATTACAGCCATCACCCGGCAGCGACGTTGCCGGTCAGCGATAACCTTGGGGTGAAGATTCGGATGATTGCCGGGTCAGGCTTTTGCCTGGAATCGCCGGTGCCAGTGCTTTCTCCTACGCTGTACGCGGAACTGCACCTGCAGACCGCGACGACTTTGTTGATCCCGACCGAGCATGAAGAGCGCGCGCTGTATGTGCTGGACGGTGAAGTGCAGCTGGATGGCGAGGCGGTTGAAGCGCATTCGCTGGTGGTGTTGCCGACGGGTGAAGAGATGACGTTGTTCGCCGAGAGCGATTGCCATGCGGTGCTGTTTGGCGGCGCTGCGCTGGACGGGCCACGGCGGATCAACTGGAATTTTGTTGCGAGCGATCCGGCCGCGATCGATGAAGCGCGGCGGCGCTGGGCGGCCGGGGATTGGCCGACGGTGCCGGGGGAAAGCGAGCGGATTGAGTTGCCGTGAGATCGTCGGCGCCGGTTAGTGCGCCATCGCGAGCAGGCTTGCTCCGAGATGGGGTGTCAATGACATTGCCTTCGCGGGCAAGCCTCGCTCCTACGGGGGAATGCATTCCAGGGTAGGAATGAGCCTGCTCGCGATGAGGCCGGCACTGACGCCGATACAGTGAAATCCCTGCGCGAAAAGCGCCCAAGGGCAGAAACAAAAAAACCCGCCGAAGCGGGTTTTTTTCTGCAGCTCGGTTAAACCGACAGTTCAACCAACAGCTTGTTGAGACGGCGCACGTAGGCTGCCGGGTCTTTCAAGCTGTCGCCGGCCGCCAGGGCCGCTTGATCGAACAGGATGTGCGACAGGTCGCCGAAGCGCTCGTCGCTCTGTTCGGCGTCGAGTTTCTCGATCAGCGGATGCGCCGGGTTGAATTCGAAAATCGGCTTCGAATCCGGAACCTTCTGCCCGCTCGCTTCAAGGATCTGACGCATTTGCAGGCCCAGGTCTTGCTCGCCAATCGCGAGAATCGCCGGGGAATCGGTCAGACGATGGGAAACCCGGACTTCAGCGACGGAATCGCCCAGTGCGGTTTTCAGACGCTCAACCAGACCTTCTTTGGACTTGGCGACTTCTTCCGCAGCTTTCTTGTCCTCTTCCGAGTCCAGATTGCCGAGGTCCAGATCACCGCGCGCCACGTCGACAAAGCTCTTGCCGTCGAAATCGCTGAGGTAGCTCATCAGCCACTCGTCGATGCGGTCGGTCAGCAGCAGCACTTCGATGCCTTTCTTGCGGAAGACTTCCAGGTGCGGGCTGTTTTTGACTTGCGCGTAGGTCTCGCCGGTCAGGTAGTAGATCTTGTCCTGACCTTCCTTGGCGCGAGCCAGGTAATCGGCCAGACCGACCACTTGCTCGCCTTCTTCGCCCTGAGTGGAGGCAAAACGCAGCAGGCCGGCGATTTTTTCCTTGTTGGCGAAATCTTCTGCCGGGCCTTCTTTCATGACCTGACCGAAGTTTTTCCAGAAGCCTTTGTATTGCTCAGGCTCGTTCTTCGCCAGTTTTTCCAGCATGTCGAGAACACGCTTGGTCAGCGCCGATTTCATCGAATCGATGATCGGGTCTTTCTGCAGGATTTCCCGCGACACGTTCAGCGACAAGTCGTTGGAATCGACCACGCCTTTGATGAAGCGCAGGTACAGCGGCAGGAACGACTCGGCCTGATCCATCACGAACACGCGTTGCACGTACAGCTTCAGGCCTTTCGGCGCTTCACGCTGGTACAGGTCGAACGGCGCACGGGTCGGCACGTAGAGCAGCGAGCTGTATTCGAGCTTGCCTTCGACCTTGTTGTGGCTCCAGCTCAGCGGATTTTCGAAATCGTGAGCGATGTGTTTGTAGAACTCCTGGTATTCCTCGTCCTTGATCTCGGTGCGAGGACGGGTCCACAGGGCGCTGGCACGGTTGACGGTTTCCCACTCAACGGCTGGCTGCTCTTCGCCTTCAGCGGCAGCCACTTCTTTCGGCAGCTCGATCGGCAAAGCGATGTGGTCGGAGTATTTCTTGATGATGTTGCGCAGACGGTAGCCGTCAGCGAACTCGTCTTCACCGGATTTCAGGTGCAGAACGATGCGGGTGCCACGCTCAGCCTTCTCGACGGTGGCCACTTCGAAGTCGCCCTCGCCTTTCGACGACCAGTGCACGCCTTCGCTCGCAGCAGCGCCGGCACGACGGCTGAACACGTCAACCTTGTCGGCAACGATGAATGCAGAGTAGAAACCGACGCCGAACTGACCGATCAGGTGCGAATCCTTCTTCTGATCGCCGGACAGGTGTTTCATGAAATCAGCGGTGCCGGACTTGGCGATGGTGCCCAAGTGGGTGATCGCGTCTTCGCGGCTCATGCCGATGCCGTTGTCTTCGAGGGTGACGGTTTTCGCGTCTTTGTCGAAGCTCACACGGATTTTCAGTTCAGCGCCACCTTCCAGCAACTCAGGCTTGGACAGGGCTTCGAAGCGTAATTTGTCGACAGCGTCAGAGGCGTTCGAGATCAATTCGCGAAGGAAAATTTCCTTGTTGGAATACAGCGAATGGATCATGAGGTGCAGCAGTTGCTTCACCTCGGTCTGGAAGCCCAGGGTTTCCTTTTGAGTTTCCACACTCATGGTCATCAAACTCCAATCAGATGGCAGTGGCCGCGACCTTCAGGGTCGACGGCGGGTTGTCATCAGAGTTTGGGGCTGAGTTCAGGATTTCAAGGGCTCTTCGATTTTGAAATGCCCGCGCGCGGTGGCAATCGGCTCGGCTTCGGTGCTTTGCCACGCCGTAACCGCCACATTCGCCACGCGCCGGCCCTGCCGACACACCTGGCAACGCGCCCAGGTATCGCGAAACTGCCCGGCGCGCAGGTAATCGAGGGAAAAGTCGATGATCTTCGGCACACCCGGCGAACCGGTAAAAATCAGCAAATGCAACGCCGCCGACAGCTCCATGAACCCGGCAATCACCCCGCCATGGATTGCCGGTAATAAAGGGTTACCAATATTGTCCTTGTTCGCCGGCAAACGAAACAGCAGCTCATCGCCGACCCGCGAGCATTCAATCCCAATCAGCTTGGCGTAGGGAATCAGGTGCAGCAGCGAAGCGTAGTCGCCCTGCTCGTGCGCTTGCTGCAGTTGCTCCTTGAACGAATCGCTCATTTCTTCTCCCCTGCAACCACACCGCCGAAGCCTTTAGTGCCCTTGATGCCTTTGCCCATGCGCATGAAGGTGCCGACGACATGCGCGATGGGCTGCTCGGAATCGTCCTGATAAGCAAAACCTCGAGCGAAGATCACGTCGGTGGTCACCCGATAACATTGGGCGAAACCGTAGACATCTTTATGCGGTTCGGCGGCGTGCATGTAGTCGATGCGCAGATCGAGGGTCGGGCACACTTCGAATTCCGGCAACACGCACAACGTCGACATGCCGCACGCGGTGTCCATCAGCGAGGTCAACGCGCCGCCGTGAATGACTCCGGTTTGTGGATTGCCGACGATTTGCGGGCTGTAAGGAAGGACTACCGTTAGTCCATCTTCACTGGCGCTGTGCACGCGCAAACCGAGTACCTGGCAGTGTCTCAATGCTGATAAAAAGCGCGTCGCACGCTCAAAAACGGGGTTTTCGGCCATTTGAGGAAAACTCTTTTTAGTTCGCTGGTAAAGCGTCGGTGGGTGCTGTAAAAGTTCCGCCGGATAAAAACTTATATATCTGTGTGAAATGAGGAACTTATCGCTGACGCCTGAGCTCGAAAGGCCAGTAGATAATATCCATAAGGAGATACACCCCATGCGTAAGACTTTAGCTATTGCCTTGATGTTGACCGCTTCCCTCGGTCTCGCTGCTTGCGATAAAAAATCCGAGGACAAAGCTCAAGATGCCAACCAACATGCTGAGCAAGCTCAGGAAAAAATGAACGAAGCTCAGGATAAAGTGAACGACGCGGCGAAAGAAAACGCCGAAGCCGCCAAAGATCAGGCTGAATCGAACAAAGCTGCCGCTCAGGAAGGCACTGCCCCTGTAGCTCCAGCCGCTCCAGTAGAAGCACCTAAAAACTAAGTCGTTTTTAGCGTGATAAAAGAAAACCCGCCTAGTGCGGGTTTTCTTTTGCCTGTTATTTGTCGTGTTAGAGCAACACCGTTCTAAAAGTCGGACTAATCATCAGCAACAACGAACAGATCAAGCCGACCAGCCATACCAGGCTGCGCTGCCACGCCAGATCGCCCCAATAGCACAGCAAGTAGATGATGCGTGCAATCACAAAGATGATTGCCAGTGAATCAATCAGCCATCCCGCCGTTTGCGTGGTATGCGCCATCAGCACACCGACGGCAAACAGAATAAACGCTTCAATACTGTTTTGATGCGCCGCCAGTGCGCGAGCGCCGAAACCGGTCAGTTGCGCCTGTTGCTGACGCGGCAGATTGTTGTTGTAACCGCCCTGCTCTTTCATGGCTTTGGCCACGGGCATACGCGCTACATAAATCAGCAGTGCGCTGATAAACACACACCAGAACGGAATACTCATCAAGCGGCCTCTTTATTGGCGTCGGGCAAGGGTGCCTCTGTAGGGGTATAGACCATCACGTCGAGAACGTCG
The window above is part of the Pseudomonas prosekii genome. Proteins encoded here:
- a CDS encoding pirin family protein: MNTPLVIRPRAEDVEGQPILRPLPSAKCRSVGPFVFFDHMLETRYPPGRGMNIRQHPHIGLSTLTYLFVGQLQHKDSLGSDQVVDAGDVSWMTAGSAIAHVERTPQALQESGFSMHGLQVWLASPKEHEQGPGHYSHHPAATLPVSDNLGVKIRMIAGSGFCLESPVPVLSPTLYAELHLQTATTLLIPTEHEERALYVLDGEVQLDGEAVEAHSLVVLPTGEEMTLFAESDCHAVLFGGAALDGPRRINWNFVASDPAAIDEARRRWAAGDWPTVPGESERIELP
- the htpG gene encoding molecular chaperone HtpG; translated protein: MSVETQKETLGFQTEVKQLLHLMIHSLYSNKEIFLRELISNASDAVDKLRFEALSKPELLEGGAELKIRVSFDKDAKTVTLEDNGIGMSREDAITHLGTIAKSGTADFMKHLSGDQKKDSHLIGQFGVGFYSAFIVADKVDVFSRRAGAAASEGVHWSSKGEGDFEVATVEKAERGTRIVLHLKSGEDEFADGYRLRNIIKKYSDHIALPIELPKEVAAAEGEEQPAVEWETVNRASALWTRPRTEIKDEEYQEFYKHIAHDFENPLSWSHNKVEGKLEYSSLLYVPTRAPFDLYQREAPKGLKLYVQRVFVMDQAESFLPLYLRFIKGVVDSNDLSLNVSREILQKDPIIDSMKSALTKRVLDMLEKLAKNEPEQYKGFWKNFGQVMKEGPAEDFANKEKIAGLLRFASTQGEEGEQVVGLADYLARAKEGQDKIYYLTGETYAQVKNSPHLEVFRKKGIEVLLLTDRIDEWLMSYLSDFDGKSFVDVARGDLDLGNLDSEEDKKAAEEVAKSKEGLVERLKTALGDSVAEVRVSHRLTDSPAILAIGEQDLGLQMRQILEASGQKVPDSKPIFEFNPAHPLIEKLDAEQSDERFGDLSHILFDQAALAAGDSLKDPAAYVRRLNKLLVELSV
- a CDS encoding PaaI family thioesterase, which gives rise to MSDSFKEQLQQAHEQGDYASLLHLIPYAKLIGIECSRVGDELLFRLPANKDNIGNPLLPAIHGGVIAGFMELSAALHLLIFTGSPGVPKIIDFSLDYLRAGQFRDTWARCQVCRQGRRVANVAVTAWQSTEAEPIATARGHFKIEEPLKS
- a CDS encoding PaaI family thioesterase; this encodes MAENPVFERATRFLSALRHCQVLGLRVHSASEDGLTVVLPYSPQIVGNPQTGVIHGGALTSLMDTACGMSTLCVLPEFEVCPTLDLRIDYMHAAEPHKDVYGFAQCYRVTTDVIFARGFAYQDDSEQPIAHVVGTFMRMGKGIKGTKGFGGVVAGEKK
- a CDS encoding MAPEG family protein, which produces MSIPFWCVFISALLIYVARMPVAKAMKEQGGYNNNLPRQQQAQLTGFGARALAAHQNSIEAFILFAVGVLMAHTTQTAGWLIDSLAIIFVIARIIYLLCYWGDLAWQRSLVWLVGLICSLLLMISPTFRTVLL